The following are from one region of the Petrotoga mobilis SJ95 genome:
- a CDS encoding CBS domain-containing protein yields MKAKEIMERDLTSLMEDEKVERFITVCRRHNLSALPIVTSDFRLVGYLSESGIIDASLPGYLKLMETTSFIPDSHQFFNGLKKILDRPVSDFMIKKPFKVYFDDTVLHVADVIIKNKLKVLPVVDDNERLVGVIRRIGLLSRTLTGEIEYEA; encoded by the coding sequence TTGAAAGCTAAGGAAATAATGGAGAGAGATCTAACGTCTTTAATGGAAGATGAGAAAGTAGAGCGTTTTATTACGGTATGTCGTAGGCATAATTTATCTGCGCTTCCCATAGTTACAAGTGATTTTAGACTGGTGGGATATTTAAGCGAAAGTGGTATCATTGACGCCTCACTTCCGGGGTATTTGAAGCTTATGGAAACTACTTCTTTTATACCGGATAGCCATCAATTTTTTAATGGATTAAAAAAAATATTGGATCGTCCAGTATCTGATTTTATGATAAAAAAGCCATTTAAGGTTTACTTTGATGATACGGTTTTACATGTAGCAGATGTAATAATAAAAAATAAATTAAAGGTTCTGCCAGTTGTTGATGACAATGAAAGATTAGTGGGGGTTATTAGAAGAATAGGTTTACTTAGTAGAACATTGACTGGTGAAATAGAATATGAAGCGTAA
- a CDS encoding 1-phosphofructokinase family hexose kinase produces the protein MEYDFLSVTLNPSLDREVIIDNFEVGNMYRIENPSNSKMEPGGKGINVSIMLSNLQMKSIVTGFLGGHIGRVIQSKLSAYENITMNFVYSEEESRENIEIIDPLKEVMTLINSKGPFINDEDYDHFLRRYKNSLSLVEHVVVSGSVPPGLKTDVYSDLMFEAKKRGKTTYMESIGPCFEKAILNNCPTVVRPDFRRKAEIFGKTLESIDDFIDASKKIIENGARLVVMSYQIFGDVITTNEGVWLFNPEERIEKSHLFGAGDAFMSGIIYYIINYNFNYFEAAKFGMASAISKTDYIEKKIGTLEDIKRSLSRFSIERLE, from the coding sequence ATGGAGTACGATTTTTTATCTGTCACATTAAATCCTTCGCTGGATAGAGAAGTTATAATTGATAATTTTGAAGTAGGTAACATGTATAGAATAGAAAATCCTTCAAATTCCAAAATGGAACCAGGAGGTAAGGGTATTAACGTTTCAATAATGCTATCTAATTTGCAAATGAAATCGATAGTAACAGGTTTTTTGGGGGGACACATAGGTAGGGTTATTCAGAGTAAGCTTTCTGCGTATGAAAATATAACGATGAATTTTGTTTATTCAGAAGAAGAAAGTAGAGAAAACATTGAAATAATAGATCCCTTGAAGGAAGTAATGACTCTAATAAACAGTAAAGGTCCCTTCATTAATGATGAAGATTACGATCATTTTTTAAGGAGATATAAAAATTCTCTTTCATTAGTGGAACATGTCGTAGTGTCAGGAAGTGTTCCTCCTGGCTTGAAAACTGATGTTTATTCCGATCTGATGTTTGAAGCTAAGAAAAGAGGAAAAACTACTTACATGGAATCAATTGGACCGTGTTTTGAAAAAGCTATTTTAAATAATTGCCCTACCGTTGTTAGACCAGACTTTAGAAGAAAAGCAGAAATTTTCGGGAAAACCCTTGAAAGTATAGATGATTTTATTGATGCTTCAAAAAAAATTATAGAAAATGGTGCCAGATTAGTTGTTATGAGTTATCAGATTTTTGGTGATGTGATAACAACAAATGAGGGTGTCTGGCTTTTTAATCCAGAAGAAAGGATTGAGAAATCACATCTTTTTGGAGCAGGAGATGCATTTATGTCGGGAATAATATATTATATTATAAATTATAATTTTAATTATTTTGAAGCTGCAAAATTCGGTATGGCTAGTGCCATTTCCAAAACGGATTATATAGAAAAAAAGATAGGAACTTTAGAAGATATAAAAAGAAGTTTAAGTAGGTTTTCCATTGAAAGATTAGAATAA
- a CDS encoding radical SAM protein, with protein MAVVDSMKNMLLKQSSKLITNVVRHSDVDQLGKLLWTLSKFSKEPAKSGLRKLATGAENHDPMLENWANLFKKSNPKVVEKIINNLIINEFAVGEKTRQDKMHEYGIVLPKLAVLSPTYACNLRCVGCYAAMYGHKYMLSKEEIFDVIRQFNDLGIYFFIITGGEPFVYPYLFDVLEEFSDSYFLLYTNGTLINEENAKKLAELGNATLAISVEGYEADTDWRRGKGVFEKIQNAWKLLSENGVIYGASVTATRKNHDAIMSDDFWEYLKENNVSYAWVFQFMPVGADASMDLVPTAEQRYERFYKLEELRLGGKFAFVADFWNHGFLTNGCLAAGAKYLHINAKGYAEPCVFQQFAVDNIREKRIIDILKSPFFEAYKRTIPYSNNLFRPCPIIDNPKVFRAMVKKFNAIPQHPGSERTVNELAPELDQLAEEWKKYADKLWYEEGYAEKYPSKRGVYNYKVRMRRYSENEEKLALDKKA; from the coding sequence ATGGCAGTTGTGGACTCAATGAAAAATATGTTACTTAAACAAAGTTCTAAATTAATAACCAACGTTGTAAGACATTCTGATGTGGATCAACTTGGGAAGTTGTTATGGACATTATCAAAATTCTCTAAGGAACCTGCAAAAAGTGGGCTTAGAAAATTAGCAACTGGGGCAGAAAATCATGATCCGATGCTGGAGAATTGGGCTAATTTGTTCAAGAAATCTAATCCCAAAGTTGTTGAAAAAATAATAAACAATCTAATCATTAACGAATTTGCAGTTGGTGAAAAAACGAGACAGGATAAGATGCATGAATATGGGATAGTCCTTCCAAAATTAGCTGTGCTTTCTCCAACATATGCATGTAACCTCAGATGTGTGGGTTGTTACGCTGCTATGTATGGTCACAAGTATATGCTTTCCAAAGAAGAAATTTTTGATGTAATAAGACAATTCAATGATTTAGGCATCTATTTCTTCATTATAACAGGTGGAGAGCCATTTGTATATCCTTATCTATTCGATGTACTAGAAGAGTTCAGCGATTCTTACTTTTTGCTTTATACGAATGGAACGTTAATTAATGAAGAAAACGCTAAAAAATTAGCTGAATTGGGTAACGCTACATTGGCTATATCAGTAGAAGGATATGAAGCTGATACCGATTGGAGAAGAGGTAAGGGTGTTTTTGAAAAAATTCAAAACGCTTGGAAGCTCTTAAGTGAAAATGGGGTAATATATGGAGCCTCTGTCACAGCAACAAGAAAGAATCACGATGCAATAATGAGTGATGATTTTTGGGAATATTTAAAAGAAAACAATGTGAGTTATGCATGGGTTTTCCAATTTATGCCCGTAGGAGCAGATGCTTCGATGGATTTAGTACCTACTGCCGAACAAAGGTATGAAAGATTCTACAAATTGGAAGAGTTAAGGTTAGGTGGAAAGTTTGCGTTTGTTGCTGATTTTTGGAATCATGGTTTCTTAACTAACGGTTGTTTAGCAGCGGGAGCTAAATATTTACATATAAACGCCAAAGGTTATGCTGAACCATGTGTCTTCCAACAGTTTGCCGTGGATAATATAAGGGAAAAACGAATTATAGATATTTTAAAATCACCATTTTTTGAGGCTTATAAGAGGACCATTCCCTATTCCAATAATTTATTTAGACCATGCCCCATAATAGACAATCCAAAAGTATTCAGGGCAATGGTAAAGAAGTTCAACGCTATTCCACAACATCCTGGTAGTGAGCGAACCGTGAATGAATTAGCTCCTGAATTAGACCAACTTGCCGAAGAATGGAAAAAATATGCCGATAAACTTTGGTACGAAGAAGGCTACGCTGAGAAGTATCCTTCAAAAAGAGGTGTATATAACTACAAAGTAAGGATGAGAAGATATTCAGAAAATGAAGAAAAATTAGCACTGGATAAAAAAGCATAA
- a CDS encoding TetR/AcrR family transcriptional regulator, which yields MNTGLKILDKQERKKYIAEKTLELISEKGLSNLTMEDVASSCNLSKGSIYNYFKNKNALIVSAFSALLEKVQGFFEENESMPSQDCVEASADFYANLYSQILNTFPSKELMRLFEILINSTHDQSMMKILTQTFKENYGKILGKFEKLFNSKTKAFMLQAMFDGLVIYRAVGIEFSNDEIKNNFKKMILSFTEDDKN from the coding sequence ATGAACACGGGGTTAAAGATTTTGGATAAGCAAGAACGAAAAAAATACATTGCAGAAAAAACGTTGGAATTAATAAGCGAAAAAGGTTTGTCAAATCTAACGATGGAAGATGTCGCCTCTTCGTGTAACTTATCTAAGGGTTCTATATATAACTATTTCAAAAATAAAAATGCACTAATTGTTTCTGCTTTTAGTGCTCTTTTAGAAAAAGTCCAAGGTTTTTTCGAAGAAAATGAATCGATGCCCTCTCAGGATTGTGTGGAAGCAAGTGCTGATTTTTATGCAAATCTTTATTCGCAAATTTTAAATACTTTTCCTTCAAAAGAATTGATGCGATTGTTTGAAATTTTAATAAATTCTACACATGATCAAAGTATGATGAAAATTTTAACTCAAACATTCAAAGAAAATTACGGAAAGATCCTTGGCAAATTTGAAAAATTATTTAATTCAAAAACGAAAGCTTTTATGCTGCAAGCGATGTTTGATGGTTTAGTTATATACAGGGCCGTAGGAATAGAATTTTCTAATGATGAAATAAAGAATAATTTTAAAAAAATGATTTTAAGTTTTACAGAAGATGACAAAAATTAG
- a CDS encoding tRNA sulfurtransferase, with protein sequence MLFLVVRVDEISLKNKNKMSFMHKLKNNIQSKISQNFIFKVNNNRIYLIPQQNMGITVKDIDTLKKIFGIHSSSIAEKTELNIDSFKNKVYEVAKNLLKATIIVLLK encoded by the coding sequence ATGCTATTTTTAGTAGTAAGGGTTGACGAGATCAGTCTAAAAAATAAAAATAAAATGTCTTTTATGCATAAACTTAAAAACAACATCCAAAGCAAAATTTCCCAAAACTTCATTTTCAAGGTTAACAACAATAGAATATATCTAATTCCTCAACAAAATATGGGAATAACCGTTAAAGATATCGATACTCTAAAAAAGATTTTTGGAATACATTCATCTTCAATAGCTGAAAAAACTGAATTAAATATAGATTCATTTAAAAATAAAGTCTACGAAGTAGCAAAAAATCTCTTGAAAGCAACAATTATAGTACTTTTAAAATAA
- a CDS encoding THUMP domain-containing protein, whose protein sequence is MNVNRANKSLPYNSQEFAGIIGEFILNNFPKLKVDLNNPELDIEIDIRKEGTIIFDNRLKRPSGLPIGTSSKDLTKNGTIKLSQKFALYKTSILPYEDSCSVFIPSKPATKSNTNYIKSIEDSLQHLSKLEKDALDEVKKYKIEDSKVS, encoded by the coding sequence ATAAACGTCAATAGAGCCAATAAATCTCTTCCCTACAACAGTCAAGAATTTGCTGGAATAATAGGTGAATTTATATTGAACAATTTCCCTAAACTAAAAGTTGACTTAAATAACCCGGAGCTTGATATAGAAATAGATATTAGAAAAGAAGGTACGATTATATTTGACAATCGTTTAAAAAGACCAAGCGGATTACCCATTGGTACATCTTCAAAAGATTTAACAAAAAACGGAACAATTAAATTATCCCAAAAATTCGCATTGTATAAAACATCTATTTTACCATACGAAGATTCATGTAGCGTATTTATACCTTCTAAACCTGCCACTAAATCAAATACAAATTACATAAAATCAATTGAGGATTCTTTACAACATCTAAGTAAATTGGAAAAAGATGCTTTAGATGAAGTTAAAAAGTATAAGATTGAAGATAGTAAAGTCTCATAA
- a CDS encoding lysophospholipid acyltransferase family protein, translating into MKKVLETIKAIFFTIWLIIGFLGVVIVYGSYVLIKANILEKRKGHKVSQEYIRKVVSWFGKVTFKFLNSKISVHGEENIPQQGPYVVVANHQSLFDIPLILGYIYPTAFIAKKELSMIPILGNFIKRLGSIFIDRNNSKSGAIALKKFAKISQSGEIITIFPEGTRSLDGQVGEFKKGALLIPFRYNIKLLPVTIDGTIKMSKKGSVFIKPSNVNLFIHEPVEPKLFASEGELRECLKSIISENITSEPQLALKETRA; encoded by the coding sequence ATGAAAAAGGTATTAGAAACAATAAAGGCAATATTCTTCACAATATGGTTAATTATCGGATTTCTCGGAGTTGTAATTGTATATGGAAGTTATGTGTTGATAAAAGCCAATATCTTGGAAAAAAGAAAGGGACACAAAGTCTCTCAAGAATATATTAGAAAGGTTGTATCTTGGTTTGGAAAAGTTACTTTTAAATTCTTAAATAGTAAGATTTCAGTTCATGGTGAAGAGAATATTCCTCAGCAAGGCCCTTATGTAGTAGTAGCGAATCATCAAAGCCTTTTCGATATTCCTTTAATTTTAGGATATATATATCCCACAGCTTTTATTGCAAAAAAAGAGCTTTCTATGATTCCTATATTAGGAAATTTCATCAAAAGACTTGGCTCTATCTTCATAGATAGGAATAATTCAAAAAGTGGTGCTATAGCTCTTAAAAAATTTGCAAAAATATCTCAATCAGGGGAAATTATAACTATTTTTCCTGAAGGAACAAGGAGTTTAGATGGTCAAGTAGGTGAATTTAAAAAGGGAGCTCTTTTAATCCCTTTTAGATATAATATAAAACTATTACCTGTCACAATAGATGGAACTATCAAAATGAGCAAAAAAGGAAGCGTCTTTATCAAACCTTCGAATGTTAATCTATTCATACATGAACCAGTCGAGCCAAAACTTTTCGCTAGCGAAGGAGAATTAAGAGAATGTCTCAAAAGCATAATCAGCGAAAATATTACAAGCGAACCTCAACTAGCTTTAAAAGAAACAAGAGCGTAA
- a CDS encoding bifunctional nuclease family protein: protein MKKVSNVTMGIDKVSNSPIVFLKVEDTNVVVPIWIGPCEAGVLALILRNEDFERPLTHDLIGNIIEQLKAQPIKIEIDQFKQDIYYAKLVLKDSGSKEIYIDARPSDCIILSLKNNLPIYIDEEIVSEHGIEASFINAEEQSEFRQDIENFDIDELRRKFENKNKTEDEDDE from the coding sequence ATGAAAAAAGTAAGCAATGTTACTATGGGAATAGATAAAGTTTCAAATTCACCGATAGTTTTTTTAAAGGTAGAAGATACAAACGTTGTTGTACCAATATGGATTGGGCCATGTGAAGCTGGTGTTTTGGCTTTAATATTGAGAAACGAAGATTTTGAAAGACCTTTAACGCACGATCTCATTGGTAATATTATCGAACAACTTAAAGCTCAACCTATTAAGATAGAAATTGACCAATTCAAGCAGGATATTTATTACGCTAAATTAGTCCTGAAAGATAGTGGTTCAAAAGAGATCTATATCGATGCCAGGCCTTCTGATTGCATAATTTTATCATTAAAAAATAACTTACCTATTTACATAGACGAAGAAATAGTATCCGAACACGGTATTGAAGCTTCTTTTATAAACGCAGAAGAACAAAGCGAGTTCAGACAAGATATTGAAAACTTCGATATAGACGAACTGAGAAGGAAGTTCGAAAATAAAAATAAAACTGAAGATGAAGATGACGAATAA
- a CDS encoding polyprenyl synthetase family protein — translation MEFLKLLEFKDFFDKKIKNFFENLDLEDYLKEPLFYYIENGGKRLRPWIIYNFGQIISINKKNLIDIAIAVEILHSSSLIHDDLPALDNAKLRRGALTTHLKFGEYKAILAGDYGFTLPLQIVAGLDNIKEGNKLLLVDYFIKTILKLFQGEMEDLIFEKEDKNVGEKEILEMYSKKTGAVFGFCFASPFLMAGEAELAKEMNKIGTDFGVSFQIFDDLKDIFTKEEDIGKETNKDVNKKTLLNFYNFQETQIIADNIYINVLQKLEDLNLKELSQLLKEVRKIIETR, via the coding sequence ATGGAATTTCTAAAATTATTAGAGTTTAAAGATTTCTTTGACAAGAAGATAAAGAATTTTTTCGAAAATTTGGACCTGGAAGATTATTTAAAAGAGCCACTGTTTTATTACATAGAAAATGGAGGCAAAAGACTTAGACCCTGGATAATATATAACTTCGGACAAATAATCTCTATAAATAAAAAGAATTTAATTGACATTGCGATAGCTGTCGAAATTTTACACTCATCATCCTTGATACATGATGATCTACCTGCCTTAGACAATGCAAAGTTAAGAAGAGGAGCTCTAACAACTCATTTAAAGTTTGGAGAATATAAAGCCATACTAGCTGGAGATTATGGATTCACTCTCCCACTACAGATTGTTGCCGGTTTAGATAATATTAAAGAAGGGAACAAACTTCTCTTAGTGGATTATTTTATAAAAACCATTTTAAAATTATTTCAAGGAGAAATGGAAGATCTAATCTTCGAAAAAGAAGATAAAAATGTAGGTGAGAAAGAAATTCTTGAGATGTATTCAAAGAAAACAGGGGCGGTTTTTGGTTTTTGTTTTGCATCTCCTTTTTTAATGGCTGGGGAAGCAGAGCTTGCTAAAGAGATGAATAAAATAGGAACTGATTTTGGTGTTTCTTTCCAAATTTTCGATGATCTAAAAGATATCTTTACTAAAGAAGAAGATATTGGAAAAGAAACTAATAAAGATGTAAACAAAAAAACTCTTTTAAATTTTTATAATTTTCAAGAAACACAAATAATAGCCGATAATATTTATATAAATGTTTTACAAAAATTGGAAGACCTAAATCTAAAAGAACTATCTCAACTTTTGAAAGAAGTTCGAAAGATTATAGAAACAAGGTAA
- a CDS encoding esterase/lipase family protein — protein sequence MEKKYKILLSIVVIGILILVFSIIFKNIFLPPNQITPSSNNIQIMVPDFAFPSKKHIDISVVDKSSAEYQELINYKNFYGEIYKITFSDESNESSILPITLRYKIPKDNYFGDNFVNFSLAYITQEEPPVISEFSGETIVKIDDEYYIEAQTFQITKVNYIGLVIESPEESSSGLKVIKEAPPTLEPDIILIPGTDINFLGKIMNVPENGYPQSFWSSLFPNRTIWSYNYPLTSTRSKNYNDSFISFVERTGIDSYIEFEGRRLAQELSRFPNKKFDIIAHGIGGLIARYALESTQTIQNVENLVLISTPNKGSNLANPLFFNLLFGKNTDILSQLFNVEYSTILKITLQIGSYLDQINSYYEDLIPDSEFLNKLNSFGIRNDIRYLTIIGTSPAIDEDLSNKYIARLYPEFVRGKGDGIVSVDSANLEGIDKTYYSQKSFYEIYNDSDVLNIIVNFLEESVPSYSVEPFTDDNFVEYTYETVEGTPTPDQSENPRPTIISTFKLPSAYKESTILLNSEKQGEIDEDTMSIIEVGENIYFKSPNAIYNSKLEKIFSNKIMGGLVFNNQYYISTVDGVYILNENGKIDKINSQIPSKGTEIYYLPNVGFLSVEYEPNNCNVYLNDSLINEGSNFISLKVINGEVYVIFEDKISKLQNMDIVEMINTSTIQEVLGTQFGEITDFALYNNDYFILFSNYKLVLWDSSKNGLQLIEDGNIGRLKLQIFNDKLFVFGKDHVSYLLLKEATFPGFFQRSDTNIIDVLIDKRGKGWMVTKNNQIEIINFSL from the coding sequence ATGGAAAAAAAATACAAAATTCTCTTATCGATTGTTGTAATAGGTATTTTAATTCTTGTTTTTTCTATTATTTTTAAAAACATATTTTTGCCTCCAAATCAGATAACTCCTTCTTCTAACAATATTCAAATAATGGTTCCTGATTTTGCTTTTCCTTCAAAGAAACACATTGATATAAGCGTTGTGGATAAAAGTTCTGCGGAATATCAAGAATTGATCAACTACAAAAATTTTTACGGTGAAATATATAAAATTACTTTCTCAGATGAAAGTAATGAATCCTCTATTTTACCAATTACCTTAAGATACAAGATTCCAAAGGATAATTACTTTGGAGATAACTTCGTCAATTTCTCCTTGGCTTACATCACACAGGAAGAACCTCCTGTTATCTCTGAATTCAGTGGAGAAACAATAGTAAAAATAGATGACGAGTATTACATAGAAGCGCAAACATTCCAAATAACTAAAGTAAATTATATAGGTCTAGTCATTGAATCTCCAGAAGAATCATCCAGTGGGCTCAAGGTTATAAAAGAAGCGCCACCAACCCTTGAACCTGATATTATTTTAATTCCTGGAACTGATATTAATTTCTTAGGAAAGATAATGAATGTACCTGAAAATGGTTATCCACAATCTTTTTGGTCATCCCTTTTTCCAAATAGAACCATTTGGAGTTACAATTACCCACTGACATCTACTAGAAGTAAAAATTACAACGATTCTTTTATCAGTTTTGTTGAAAGAACAGGGATTGATAGTTACATTGAATTTGAAGGAAGGCGTCTCGCTCAAGAACTTTCTAGATTTCCTAATAAAAAGTTTGACATTATTGCACATGGCATTGGCGGATTAATTGCTAGATATGCTTTGGAGTCTACTCAAACAATTCAAAATGTTGAAAATTTAGTACTCATTTCTACTCCAAATAAAGGTAGTAACCTAGCAAACCCCCTTTTTTTCAATTTACTCTTTGGGAAAAACACAGATATTTTATCTCAATTGTTTAATGTTGAGTATAGCACGATATTAAAAATCACTTTGCAAATTGGTTCTTACCTAGATCAAATAAATTCTTACTATGAAGATCTTATTCCTGACTCTGAATTTCTGAACAAATTAAACTCTTTTGGCATAAGAAATGACATCAGATATTTAACGATTATTGGTACTAGTCCCGCAATTGATGAAGATTTATCAAATAAATATATTGCCAGGCTGTATCCAGAATTTGTTCGAGGAAAGGGAGATGGAATAGTAAGTGTTGACAGCGCTAACTTAGAAGGGATTGATAAAACTTACTATTCTCAAAAGAGCTTTTATGAAATTTACAATGATTCAGATGTTTTGAATATAATAGTTAATTTTTTAGAAGAATCCGTCCCTTCATATTCAGTGGAGCCCTTTACAGATGATAATTTCGTCGAATACACATACGAAACAGTAGAAGGTACCCCAACTCCAGATCAAAGTGAAAATCCCCGCCCAACTATTATTTCTACTTTTAAACTCCCTTCAGCGTATAAAGAAAGTACAATTTTGCTCAATTCTGAGAAGCAAGGAGAAATAGACGAAGATACAATGAGCATTATCGAAGTAGGAGAAAATATTTACTTTAAAAGTCCTAATGCTATTTACAACAGCAAACTAGAAAAAATATTTTCAAATAAAATTATGGGTGGATTAGTATTCAACAACCAGTATTATATATCTACTGTTGATGGAGTATACATTTTGAATGAAAACGGCAAAATTGATAAAATTAATTCACAAATACCTTCTAAAGGTACCGAAATTTATTATTTACCAAATGTAGGGTTTTTAAGTGTGGAATATGAACCAAACAATTGTAATGTCTATCTCAACGATTCTCTGATAAATGAAGGCAGCAATTTTATATCATTAAAAGTAATAAATGGGGAAGTATATGTCATCTTTGAGGATAAAATATCAAAACTACAAAACATGGATATTGTGGAAATGATAAATACTTCTACAATTCAAGAAGTTTTGGGAACTCAGTTTGGAGAGATTACTGATTTTGCTTTGTATAACAATGACTACTTTATTTTATTTTCAAACTATAAATTAGTTCTGTGGGATAGTTCAAAAAATGGGTTACAACTCATAGAAGACGGAAACATAGGAAGATTAAAATTACAAATATTTAATGATAAATTATTTGTATTTGGGAAAGATCATGTGAGTTACTTACTTTTAAAAGAAGCTACTTTCCCCGGTTTTTTTCAAAGATCAGATACTAATATAATTGATGTCCTCATCGATAAAAGGGGCAAAGGATGGATGGTTACCAAAAATAACCAAATTGAAATAATTAATTTTTCCTTGTGA
- a CDS encoding tetratricopeptide repeat protein has translation MIILLHIMLIFADNYEVAYEYYMNGLNYYRNAQYDLAQIFFEQALQLSPRLESEIPEIKMYLGLSAFHNKDYATAKIYLQPLKGIPIVDEALSVIESTSQQSELLDTSNLKINNTQPLEEEQQNFNLLTFFTIMLIIFAISLAASFFTVFLIRRHVTFEKRENELNNMETLTNINKVETQGIKYKTIDQFNEPYIKNVWQVSSPLKKLIGITSNEDPSLEEAIVSKDQKDGKLSEIEDLENKLDKDINDILKESSLEEIEEILNELEGNGDKSRVQEPATLEEESNGKNQEAYSHLENVIKPDSEIKNNFSSIMKKEEKELLFEDDLDVGLFDITKELETKKISQNNIQKFFHKLFYDVNKDKI, from the coding sequence TTGATAATTCTGCTCCACATAATGCTAATATTTGCTGATAATTACGAAGTTGCCTACGAATACTATATGAACGGCTTAAACTACTATAGAAATGCCCAATATGATTTAGCTCAAATTTTTTTTGAGCAAGCCTTGCAACTATCACCTAGATTAGAAAGTGAAATACCAGAAATAAAAATGTATCTAGGATTATCTGCATTTCACAACAAAGATTATGCCACAGCTAAAATATACTTGCAACCCCTAAAAGGTATCCCCATTGTGGATGAAGCTCTAAGTGTTATTGAATCTACATCTCAACAATCAGAGCTTTTAGACACATCAAACCTAAAAATTAATAATACTCAACCGTTGGAAGAAGAGCAGCAAAACTTTAATCTTTTAACCTTTTTTACCATAATGCTAATAATATTTGCTATTTCCTTAGCTGCCTCATTTTTTACTGTTTTTTTGATTCGTCGACATGTTACTTTTGAGAAAAGAGAGAACGAGTTAAATAATATGGAAACTCTGACCAATATAAACAAAGTAGAAACTCAAGGAATCAAATACAAAACAATAGACCAATTTAATGAACCATACATAAAAAACGTTTGGCAAGTATCATCCCCTTTAAAAAAACTTATTGGGATAACTTCAAATGAAGACCCTTCACTAGAAGAAGCTATTGTATCCAAAGACCAAAAAGATGGCAAATTAAGTGAGATAGAAGACCTTGAGAATAAACTTGATAAGGATATAAACGATATCTTGAAAGAATCAAGCCTGGAAGAGATTGAAGAAATTCTAAATGAGTTAGAAGGTAATGGTGACAAAAGTAGAGTTCAAGAACCAGCTACTCTTGAAGAGGAAAGTAACGGAAAGAACCAAGAAGCGTATTCTCATTTGGAAAATGTCATAAAACCTGATTCTGAGATAAAAAATAACTTTTCTTCGATAATGAAAAAAGAAGAAAAAGAATTATTATTTGAAGATGATTTAGATGTTGGGCTTTTTGACATAACTAAGGAATTAGAGACAAAAAAGATTTCTCAAAATAATATACAAAAGTTCTTTCATAAATTATTTTATGACGTTAACAAGGATAAAATATAA
- a CDS encoding RsmD family RNA methyltransferase codes for MALKIESGKFKNTNIETVDDRRTRYTPATLRRALISIFDFTGANFLEFFAGSGIMSFEVLSNGAKSSTMVDISTKAVSSILKNAESLGVLNKIKVIKSDFRKSITKLSNEQFDYIFADPPFNNSYVQEFLKFIDSNVFLIRNGGYIIIEKYKNEKSDYIPKNLIREEVRDYGDIEILIFFKP; via the coding sequence ATGGCTTTGAAGATTGAAAGCGGCAAATTTAAGAATACCAATATAGAAACAGTTGATGATCGTAGGACGAGATATACTCCCGCTACTTTAAGAAGAGCTCTGATAAGCATTTTTGATTTTACAGGAGCTAATTTTTTAGAATTTTTTGCAGGTAGCGGCATAATGAGTTTTGAAGTTTTAAGTAATGGGGCAAAAAGTTCTACAATGGTTGATATTTCGACTAAGGCCGTGAGCTCGATTTTAAAAAACGCTGAATCTTTAGGGGTACTAAATAAAATAAAAGTTATAAAATCAGATTTTAGAAAATCTATTACAAAACTTTCAAATGAACAGTTTGATTACATATTTGCTGATCCACCTTTTAATAACAGTTATGTCCAAGAATTTTTGAAATTCATAGATTCAAATGTATTTTTAATTAGAAACGGCGGCTACATCATTATTGAAAAATATAAGAATGAAAAATCTGATTATATACCTAAAAATTTAATTAGAGAAGAAGTAAGAGATTACGGTGATATTGAAATTCTAATCTTTTTTAAACCTTAA